The genomic DNA TCAATTAAGTTATGGTGACATTACAGTAGTGTAAGAAGAACTTACTGTGCCTTTGCCTCTATATCTAGACTGAAGTCAATATTGGGTTCACAGTCCAAAACCAGAGCAGGGACctgttgaaaccaaataaaccagTCTAAGCAAAAATCCATCTCTAGACTCCTagcacaaacataaaaaaataaggtAGCTTTACTTACTTTCTGGATACTAGAATGCATATGATTCCCTTCCAAGTAAAAGACGCGGTCTTTTATATCAGGATGCAGAGAGCTGTCCATGTGTAAAGACGGTTTACTAACAGACAACACACCATGGTTTCCGCTCTCAAACGGGAGAAGCCAGCTCTCATGTTTCTCGTGCAAATCTTGGAGGTACTTCAACGAGACTCCACCTTCTTCAGTTCGTTTCCTGAGCATCATCCGCTTGTGGCAAGTGTCTGGACTCGCCCTCAAGTATATAAACCCATCAGGAACAAGTCCAGGTAAACAAGAGACAACCGGATCAAACCACGAATCATAGATGCTGATCTCCATCTCGTTCATCCACTTAGCTTCATGAACCGCACGCACAAACACCTGAAGAATGTCACGTTccacaaaatataaagtttGCAATCACACATTCCAAAactatcaattttttaaaacatttgctTTCAAAGTTACCATTCTGTCACTGAAGACACTCCTTTCCATCAGCCTGAGAGGTTTCACCCCAGAAGCAGACTCTTTCTCCTGCATTAGCCGAGTGACGAACACATAGTTCTGGAAAGTATAAGCATACCTCTGAGGCTCAGAGTAGAAAGCATCCAAGATATTGAAATGGTCAGGTCCAACATCTTGCCACTTAGCAACTGGCTCAGGAACAATCTCAACGAGGTCTTGTAACTCCACCGTCTCATTGGCTATTCTCTGAAGAAAAGTTGATTTACCGACACTAATGTTCCCTTCAACACAAAACGTCAAACGTTTCTTTGCATTCAGATTAGGTTCAGGGCCAGAATCCTTTAGCTCATCATCCACACTCTCTTTGATAAACGTTGTTATACTCTCCGCATGGTTCCTATGTATAATCCCAACAGAGCTCCTAAGATAATCAACCATCTTCTGACTCGCTTTCCAGAACTGAGAttacaaatcaatcaaagaaTGAAACTTTCAATTATTATCTCAAAAACCCACACAAGTTGCAAAATTGAagttttctcaaaaataccTTATCTTTATAAAGCTTCTTGAGCTCAGCAACATCTCCAATCCCATTATCAACAAGCTTCCTCTGATTCCTTAAACCCACTCCAGGAATCTTCAGCAAATCTGGGTTACCGATAAAGTCACCACTTCCACTAGAACTCCGACTTCTACGGCTCATCCTCACAGGcttttcatctttctcctcttcatcttctccgtCAGACTCTTCCTCGCTCTCCACCACCGCGTCAGCAGTAGCATTAACCGTGCTTAAGCCACCGTTAGACTCCGAGCGAAAAAACGCACGCCACGTCCCGGTCCGACCGATCCAAGCCCGGTTCGTACTAGGGGTTCGACCGTCGATTGAACACCGGCAAGCCCGGTAACCAGCTGTTGAGAACCGTACCGACGCCGGTGCTGCTGGTCTATGAACACTCCTCTGTAGATAAGCAGAGAAGCCAACACCGCCTGAAGAAATAGAAGCCGTCTTCGTCGGCATAGCGGAAGNGTGTATATTTTACATTAGCCTTGCACATTGCATTGACAATAATAAGCACACTACCATCGAATTGGATACAGAGTACATGTGCAACCAAACTGAAAACTGAAATTGAAGAGGACCATCAAGATACCTAGCAAATTATCCAGACGTCAAACTTTTCTACAAAAGGGTTAAAACTAGCAACACGACCATGTTTCGTTACTACATCTAAGTGGACAAAAGCTGCAGATAACGTTTCTTCCTAAAAGATGTGAAAGCCGACCAAACCTATTGACATTCGAGAACCTGACATGCTCCTTAGAGCGAACAGAAAACAGAGTCAGTGAATCACGTGGACGGTCTGGTGAAGAGTGACATCCCCTTTAGATCTAGAGGCGGGAGTCCCGGGACATGA from Camelina sativa cultivar DH55 chromosome 7, Cs, whole genome shotgun sequence includes the following:
- the LOC104701869 gene encoding uncharacterized protein LOC104701869; the encoded protein is MPTKTASISSGGVGFSAYLQRSVHRPAAPASVRFSTAGYRACRCSIDGRTPSTNRAWIGRTGTWRAFFRSESNGGLSTVNATADAVVESEEESDGEDEEEKDEKPVRMSRRSRSSSGSGDFIGNPDLLKIPGVGLRNQRKLVDNGIGDVAELKKLYKDKFWKASQKMVDYLRSSVGIIHRNHAESITTFIKESVDDELKDSGPEPNLNAKKRLTFCVEGNISVGKSTFLQRIANETVELQDLVEIVPEPVAKWQDVGPDHFNILDAFYSEPQRYAYTFQNYVFVTRLMQEKESASGVKPLRLMERSVFSDRMVFVRAVHEAKWMNEMEISIYDSWFDPVVSCLPGLVPDGFIYLRASPDTCHKRMMLRKRTEEGGVSLKYLQDLHEKHESWLLPFESGNHGVLSVSKPSLHMDSSLHPDIKDRVFYLEGNHMHSSIQKVPALVLDCEPNIDFSLDIEAKAQYARQVAEFFEFVKKKQETSTEKSNNSQSPVLLPPHHNGGLWMGPEGNHVPGLPPLDLKGMSLFTRPST